A genomic stretch from Corynebacterium sp. 21KM1197 includes:
- the folE gene encoding GTP cyclohydrolase I FolE: MTRVSAENAFDQARAEAAVRELLLAVGEDPDREGLRDTPARVARAYRETFGGLHTDPSEVLNKVFHEDHQELVLVRDIPVYSTCEHHLLPFLGKAHIGYIPNKQGMVTGLSKLARLVDLYARRPQVQERLTSQVADALVDKLGAQSVIVVIECEHLCMAMRGIRKPGATTTTSAVRGGFQASAASRAEVLSLIKG; encoded by the coding sequence ATGACGAGGGTGAGCGCTGAGAACGCTTTTGACCAGGCGCGCGCCGAGGCCGCCGTGCGCGAGCTGCTCCTGGCGGTGGGGGAGGACCCGGACCGCGAGGGCTTGCGCGATACCCCGGCCCGGGTGGCGCGCGCCTACCGGGAGACCTTTGGCGGCCTGCACACCGATCCCTCCGAGGTGTTGAACAAGGTGTTCCACGAGGACCACCAGGAATTGGTGCTGGTGCGCGATATTCCGGTGTACTCCACCTGCGAGCACCACCTGCTGCCCTTCCTGGGCAAGGCGCACATCGGGTACATCCCCAATAAGCAGGGCATGGTCACCGGCCTTTCCAAACTTGCCCGGTTGGTGGACCTGTACGCGCGCCGTCCCCAGGTGCAGGAGCGGCTGACCTCCCAGGTGGCGGACGCGCTGGTGGACAAACTCGGCGCGCAATCGGTGATCGTGGTCATCGAGTGCGAGCACCTGTGCATGGCCATGCGCGGTATCCGTAAGCCGGGGGCCACCACCACCACCTCGGCGGTGCGCGGTGGATTCCAGGCCTCGGCGGCCTCCCGCGCCGAGGTATTGAGCCTGATCAAGGGATAG
- the folB gene encoding dihydroneopterin aldolase — protein MADRIVLTGLAGYGYHGVFPEEKREGQDFLVDITCWADLRPAAASDDLTLTLNYAELAELAHRVLTGPPRDLIETVAAEIADSAMAQFPLLHAVEVTVHKPQAPIPLTFGDVAVVARRSRKSSASGGPGTRRPAEERASAERAESDG, from the coding sequence ATGGCGGATAGGATCGTGCTCACCGGCCTGGCCGGATACGGTTATCACGGGGTATTCCCGGAGGAAAAACGCGAGGGCCAGGACTTTCTGGTGGACATCACCTGCTGGGCAGATCTACGCCCGGCCGCCGCCAGCGATGATCTCACCCTTACCCTGAACTACGCGGAGTTGGCGGAACTGGCGCACCGGGTGCTCACCGGCCCCCCGCGCGACCTCATTGAGACGGTGGCGGCGGAGATCGCGGATTCCGCGATGGCGCAGTTCCCGCTCCTGCACGCCGTGGAGGTCACCGTGCACAAGCCCCAGGCTCCCATTCCGCTGACCTTTGGCGACGTGGCGGTGGTGGCGCGGCGCTCCCGTAAATCGAGCGCGTCCGGTGGGCCTGGCACGCGGCGGCCTGCCGAGGAGCGCGCCTCCGCAGAAAGGGCGGAAAGCGATGGATAA
- the tilS gene encoding tRNA lysidine(34) synthetase TilS: MSAARRRDHRLGAVLIPRDPPHFLPVRLALRRHISDHLSSPERDPGAAEVIVGLSGGPDSTALLAAALVEGLRVHAVVIDHGLQPGSGLVAAKAASIAVAMGASASVWRVAVTGPGGMEAAARAARYAALERASRGRPILVGHTREDQAETYLLGALRGNPAGMLPVSGGLHRPLLGVRRADTQGACAELGLEPWHDPQNRDTAFRRVALRRRVIPGLADALGVGDLSPALAQAADRAAEDAAALEEWARRAETRSAAELAALPRAVRSRVLARMVHDAGGKVTGASMRALDALVMNWRGQGPVAVGAGLAVTRADGKLTVTREKGVRHAR, from the coding sequence GTGAGCGCCGCGCGGCGCAGGGACCACCGGCTCGGCGCGGTGCTCATTCCCCGCGACCCCCCGCATTTCCTTCCCGTGCGCCTGGCCCTGCGCCGACATATCTCAGACCACCTCAGTTCCCCCGAGCGTGATCCCGGTGCCGCCGAGGTGATCGTGGGGCTTTCCGGCGGGCCTGATTCCACCGCTCTGCTCGCCGCCGCCCTGGTAGAGGGGCTGCGGGTGCACGCCGTGGTGATCGACCACGGTTTACAGCCGGGCTCCGGCCTGGTGGCGGCGAAGGCGGCGTCGATAGCCGTGGCGATGGGCGCGAGCGCGAGCGTGTGGCGGGTGGCGGTGACCGGGCCCGGCGGCATGGAGGCCGCCGCGCGCGCGGCGCGCTACGCCGCCCTGGAACGCGCGTCCCGGGGGCGACCGATCCTGGTGGGGCATACCCGCGAGGATCAGGCGGAGACGTATCTTCTGGGCGCGCTGCGCGGTAACCCCGCCGGAATGTTGCCCGTCTCCGGCGGCCTACACCGCCCGCTGCTGGGCGTGCGCCGCGCCGATACCCAGGGGGCCTGCGCGGAATTGGGGCTGGAACCGTGGCATGACCCGCAGAATCGGGACACCGCCTTTCGCCGGGTGGCGCTTCGCCGCAGGGTGATTCCCGGTCTGGCGGACGCGCTTGGGGTGGGCGACCTCAGCCCGGCGCTGGCGCAGGCGGCGGACCGCGCGGCGGAGGACGCGGCGGCGCTGGAGGAGTGGGCGCGCCGGGCGGAGACGCGCTCCGCGGCGGAGTTGGCCGCGCTGCCGCGCGCCGTGCGCTCCCGCGTGCTGGCCCGCATGGTGCACGACGCCGGGGGAAAGGTCACCGGGGCCTCCATGCGTGCCCTCGACGCCCTGGTGATGAACTGGCGCGGGCAGGGCCCGGTGGCCGTGGGGGCGGGGTTGGCTGTGACACGGGCAGATGGCAAACTTACGGTGACAAGGGAGAAAGGGGTGCGCCATGCACGATAA
- the ftsH gene encoding ATP-dependent zinc metalloprotease FtsH: MKNKRILRFGVIAAVILVTFFVFSLLTDDTRGYQRVDTSVAMKQLSDKNVSGAQIDDREQRLRLTLKEGIEVDSREGVTEILTQYPARATADIFDAVNASGAEEFDTRVTQESFLMSMVSFLLPMLLLFGLLMFFLTRMQSGGMFGIGASKAKQLTKDMPTNTFADVAGADDAVEELQEIKDFLEDPTRYYELGAKIPRGVLLYGPPGTGKTLLARAVAGEAGVPFYSISGSDFVEMFVGVGASRVRDLFKQARESSPCIVFIDEIDAVGRHRGSGMGGGHDEREQTLNQLLVEMDGFGDREGVILMAATNRPDVLDQALLRPGRFDRQIPVTNPDLAGREQILKVHAKGKPFAPDADLNALAKRTAGMSGADLANVLNEAALLTARIGGNVITADALEEATDRVIGGPRRSTTVISEKEKKVTAYHEGGHTLSAWALKDIERVYKVTILARGRTGGHAMTAAEDDKGMYNRDELFARLVFAMGGRSAEELVFGEPTTGASADIEQATKIARAMVTEYGMSPALGTVKYGAEQGDPFSGRGGGGTLDYSPTVAATIDEQVHYLIDKAHQKSYEILSRHRDYLDRLAEKLLEKETLRRPDLEALFDGIEPVSAGEVFPEEAARFPRQEDRAPVKTPTELAIERGEEPPKPFSLLEATRAARAKRLAEREEKEKKQGGTADSQAVPRYAGTPPPANWEVPGWPPKSVEKPGKPEPQGTARPVGESGSPQAERNGAEGTEGARVVPPEEMIGFRLPERERPDHAEKPEAQGKDDEGER, from the coding sequence ATGAAAAACAAGCGCATTCTTAGATTCGGCGTGATCGCCGCCGTCATTCTGGTGACCTTCTTTGTCTTTTCCCTGCTCACGGACGATACCCGTGGTTATCAGCGGGTGGATACCTCCGTGGCGATGAAGCAACTGAGCGATAAGAACGTGAGCGGCGCGCAGATCGACGACCGCGAGCAGCGCCTCCGCCTCACCCTCAAGGAAGGGATCGAGGTGGACTCCCGCGAGGGCGTCACCGAGATCCTGACGCAGTACCCGGCCCGCGCCACCGCGGATATTTTCGATGCGGTCAATGCCTCCGGCGCCGAAGAGTTTGATACCAGGGTCACCCAGGAGAGCTTCCTGATGTCCATGGTCAGCTTCCTGCTGCCCATGCTGCTGCTCTTTGGCCTGCTCATGTTCTTCCTCACCCGTATGCAGTCCGGCGGCATGTTCGGCATCGGAGCCTCCAAGGCCAAGCAACTGACCAAGGACATGCCCACCAACACCTTTGCGGACGTGGCTGGCGCGGATGACGCCGTGGAGGAATTGCAGGAGATCAAGGACTTCCTGGAGGACCCCACCCGCTATTACGAGCTGGGGGCCAAGATTCCGCGCGGCGTGCTGCTTTACGGCCCGCCCGGAACGGGTAAGACGCTGCTGGCCCGCGCCGTGGCCGGTGAGGCCGGGGTGCCGTTCTATTCCATCTCCGGCTCGGACTTCGTGGAGATGTTCGTGGGTGTGGGTGCCTCGCGCGTGCGCGACCTGTTCAAGCAGGCCCGCGAGAGTTCCCCCTGCATCGTCTTTATCGATGAGATCGACGCCGTGGGCCGCCATCGCGGCAGCGGCATGGGCGGCGGCCATGACGAGCGCGAGCAGACGCTGAACCAGTTGCTGGTGGAGATGGACGGCTTTGGTGACCGCGAGGGCGTGATCCTCATGGCCGCCACCAACCGTCCCGACGTGCTGGATCAGGCCCTGCTGCGCCCGGGCCGCTTTGACCGCCAGATCCCCGTGACCAACCCCGACCTCGCCGGGCGCGAGCAGATCCTCAAGGTTCACGCCAAGGGTAAGCCCTTTGCCCCCGACGCCGACCTCAACGCCCTGGCCAAGCGCACGGCGGGCATGTCCGGTGCAGATCTGGCCAACGTGCTCAATGAGGCCGCGCTGCTGACCGCCCGCATCGGCGGCAACGTGATTACCGCCGACGCCCTGGAGGAGGCCACCGACCGCGTGATCGGCGGACCACGCCGCTCCACCACGGTGATCTCCGAGAAGGAAAAGAAGGTCACCGCCTATCACGAGGGCGGGCACACCCTCTCCGCCTGGGCGCTCAAGGATATTGAGCGGGTGTACAAGGTGACGATCCTGGCGCGCGGCCGCACCGGCGGCCACGCCATGACCGCCGCCGAGGACGATAAGGGCATGTACAACCGGGACGAACTCTTTGCCCGCCTGGTGTTTGCGATGGGTGGCCGCTCCGCCGAGGAACTGGTGTTTGGCGAGCCCACCACGGGTGCCTCCGCCGATATTGAGCAGGCCACCAAGATCGCCCGCGCGATGGTCACGGAGTATGGCATGTCCCCCGCGCTGGGCACCGTGAAGTACGGCGCGGAGCAGGGCGATCCCTTCTCCGGGCGCGGCGGCGGTGGCACTCTGGATTACTCGCCCACGGTGGCCGCCACCATTGATGAGCAGGTGCATTACCTGATTGATAAGGCGCACCAGAAGTCCTATGAGATCCTCTCCCGGCACCGGGATTACCTGGATCGCCTGGCGGAGAAGTTGCTGGAAAAGGAGACCCTGCGCCGCCCCGATCTTGAGGCCCTGTTCGACGGGATCGAGCCGGTATCCGCGGGCGAGGTATTCCCGGAGGAGGCCGCGCGCTTCCCCCGTCAGGAGGATCGTGCCCCGGTCAAGACGCCCACCGAGCTGGCGATTGAGCGCGGCGAGGAGCCGCCCAAGCCGTTTAGCCTGCTGGAGGCCACCCGCGCCGCGCGCGCCAAGCGCCTGGCGGAGCGGGAGGAAAAGGAGAAGAAGCAGGGCGGTACTGCGGACTCCCAGGCAGTACCGAGGTACGCCGGAACCCCGCCCCCGGCCAACTGGGAAGTTCCGGGGTGGCCACCGAAGTCCGTCGAGAAGCCGGGGAAACCAGAGCCGCAGGGTACCGCCCGCCCGGTGGGCGAGTCCGGTTCCCCGCAGGCGGAGCGCAACGGCGCGGAGGGTACGGAAGGGGCGCGAGTAGTCCCGCCGGAGGAGATGATTGGGTTCCGCCTCCCGGAGCGAGAGCGCCCCGACCACGCGGAGAAGCCGGAGGCACAGGGAAAGGATGACGAGGGTGAGCGCTGA
- a CDS encoding pantoate--beta-alanine ligase, translating into MTFRRGEATEVHSVDRVATIARAFRKTGKPVVLVPLGSAIHAGHISLVRAARRVPGSVVIVAVSGEVDRSRLAVLDTDVIYRYSVEDLHPQGVRTVVYPRDWGLEFVDDLAIELTRIVILTQITQATDVMVGEKDYELAVCVQTAMTDFHTGVRVHGVPTVRMPNGLAVSLRNARVPEKDRTKALALSAALTAGAHAAEGGAQAVLDAARGVLEAAKVTPEYLELRSMGMGEPPEKGDARLLVAAKFGRVRLIDNVGVPVGIGFRNIEAHAQEAEEAERNEEPSGRHARQGNGTDVLSATLDKRDER; encoded by the coding sequence ATGACGTTCCGAAGGGGCGAGGCCACCGAGGTTCATTCTGTGGATCGGGTAGCCACGATCGCGCGGGCATTCCGCAAGACGGGTAAGCCGGTGGTGCTGGTTCCCTTGGGTTCGGCCATTCACGCGGGGCACATCTCTCTGGTGCGCGCCGCGCGCCGGGTGCCGGGTTCGGTGGTGATCGTGGCGGTCTCCGGCGAGGTGGATCGCTCCCGGCTGGCGGTGCTGGATACCGATGTGATCTATCGGTACTCGGTGGAGGATCTGCACCCGCAGGGGGTGCGCACCGTGGTGTATCCGCGGGACTGGGGGCTGGAGTTCGTGGACGATCTGGCCATTGAACTCACCCGCATCGTGATTCTCACGCAGATCACCCAGGCCACGGACGTGATGGTGGGGGAGAAGGACTACGAGTTGGCGGTGTGCGTGCAGACCGCCATGACGGATTTCCACACCGGGGTGCGGGTGCACGGGGTGCCCACGGTGCGCATGCCCAATGGTCTGGCGGTGTCCCTGCGCAACGCGCGCGTGCCGGAGAAGGATCGCACTAAGGCGCTGGCGCTGTCCGCCGCGCTCACGGCGGGCGCGCATGCCGCCGAGGGTGGGGCTCAGGCGGTGCTGGATGCCGCGCGCGGCGTGTTGGAGGCCGCCAAGGTCACCCCGGAGTACCTGGAACTGCGCTCGATGGGCATGGGGGAGCCCCCGGAGAAGGGCGACGCGCGCCTGCTGGTGGCGGCCAAGTTTGGCCGGGTGCGGTTGATCGACAACGTGGGCGTGCCGGTGGGAATCGGGTTCCGCAATATCGAGGCCCACGCCCAGGAGGCGGAGGAAGCGGAGCGGAACGAGGAGCCCTCGGGGCGTCACGCACGCCAGGGGAACGGTACCGATGTGCTATCGGCTACCCTTGACAAGCGTGACGAACGCTAA
- a CDS encoding DUF3180 domain-containing protein, whose translation MKKTSVKLLIGVGGFVAALAAIATWRFYGALIHIPVTVSLTLWVMAVVCLYLAFKVRSRRKEGRIGMDRSQLNPVMAAQFLVVGKASAWTGALIGGAYTGMGIYVLPRAGELAAAGQDVPGVVASALGGVALAAAGVFLERSCEVSPPPGSEGVR comes from the coding sequence ATGAAAAAGACGTCCGTGAAACTCCTGATCGGCGTGGGTGGTTTTGTAGCCGCCCTGGCGGCCATCGCCACCTGGCGGTTTTATGGCGCCCTGATTCATATTCCCGTTACTGTCTCCCTCACCCTGTGGGTGATGGCGGTGGTGTGCCTGTACCTGGCGTTCAAGGTGCGCTCCCGGCGCAAGGAGGGGCGCATTGGCATGGATCGCAGCCAACTCAATCCGGTGATGGCGGCGCAGTTCCTGGTGGTGGGCAAGGCGTCTGCGTGGACGGGGGCGCTCATCGGCGGGGCCTATACGGGCATGGGGATCTACGTGCTGCCCAGGGCCGGGGAACTCGCGGCGGCCGGGCAGGACGTCCCCGGCGTGGTGGCCTCGGCCCTGGGCGGGGTGGCGCTGGCGGCGGCCGGAGTGTTCCTGGAGCGCAGTTGTGAGGTGTCCCCTCCCCCTGGCTCGGAGGGGGTTAGGTAA
- the hpt gene encoding hypoxanthine phosphoribosyltransferase produces the protein MHDKEDFNVPEGPYAADVASVVVTEEELQARIQEMADMVSERYRDEEEDLLLVGVLKGAVFFMTDFARRLSIPAQMEFMAVSSYGNSTTSSGVVRILKDLDRDISGRNVLIVEDIIDSGLTLSWLMRNLKHRNPKSLEVVTLLRKPEVQTAQVDLLDVGFDLPNKFLIGYGLDYAERYRDLPYVGILNPEVYAHEK, from the coding sequence ATGCACGATAAAGAGGATTTCAACGTTCCCGAGGGGCCGTATGCCGCCGATGTGGCCTCGGTGGTGGTCACGGAGGAGGAACTGCAAGCCCGTATCCAGGAAATGGCGGATATGGTCTCTGAGCGCTACCGCGACGAGGAGGAGGACCTGCTGCTGGTGGGCGTGCTCAAGGGTGCGGTGTTCTTCATGACGGACTTTGCCCGCCGCCTGAGCATTCCGGCGCAGATGGAGTTCATGGCGGTGTCCTCCTACGGCAACTCCACCACCTCCTCCGGGGTGGTGCGGATTCTCAAGGACCTGGACCGCGATATTAGCGGGCGCAACGTGCTCATCGTGGAGGACATCATTGATTCCGGCCTCACGCTCTCCTGGCTCATGCGCAACCTTAAGCACCGCAACCCCAAGTCCCTAGAGGTGGTGACCCTGCTGCGCAAGCCGGAGGTGCAAACCGCCCAGGTGGACCTGCTGGACGTGGGCTTTGACCTGCCCAATAAGTTCCTCATCGGCTACGGCCTGGATTACGCGGAGCGCTACCGCGATCTGCCCTACGTGGGGATTTTGAACCCCGAGGTGTACGCGCACGAGAAGTAA
- the dacB gene encoding D-alanyl-D-alanine carboxypeptidase/D-alanyl-D-alanine-endopeptidase translates to MSKKAWIAAAAAVGVIVAGVAGTGVAYQEKYSSLEHAPALTITEPSPLLEPARATAPVDNAALGERLAPLAQNEALADFGVQITDAVTGETVLEQNATEALRPASSTKVLTAAAAIADLGHDDRIITPVVRGELPNTVVMKAAGDVWLDDARLDDLAEQISAAMPEVSGVFIDTSAWSGETILEGWDPQDIDAGFVAPLEPAMLYGARLGATTGDVPRSHTPARDVAQGLAQRLGVSTVGEASAPAQAEVVAETSSPTLVERISAMMEDSDNVMAEAIGREVALHRGYTADAAGATQATLAALTEHGLNTSGVEIFDNSGLSVHNRITPALLDNILYEAATEPLLRPIVASLPVAGGTGTLAERYGDLPGRGWVRAKTGTLDETSALAGVVTATNGRVYTFAMISNGSDVLAARKAMDTLASALREG, encoded by the coding sequence ATGAGTAAAAAGGCATGGATAGCCGCGGCCGCAGCGGTGGGCGTGATCGTGGCCGGGGTGGCGGGCACCGGCGTGGCGTACCAGGAAAAGTATTCCTCCCTGGAGCACGCCCCGGCCCTCACGATTACCGAGCCCTCCCCGCTGCTGGAACCCGCCCGGGCCACGGCCCCGGTGGACAACGCCGCGCTGGGCGAGCGTCTGGCCCCCCTGGCGCAGAACGAGGCGCTGGCGGACTTCGGCGTGCAGATCACCGACGCCGTCACCGGCGAGACCGTGCTCGAACAAAACGCCACCGAGGCGCTGCGCCCCGCCTCCTCCACGAAGGTGCTCACCGCCGCCGCGGCCATCGCGGACCTCGGCCACGATGACCGCATTATCACCCCCGTGGTGCGCGGGGAGCTGCCGAACACGGTGGTGATGAAGGCCGCCGGGGACGTGTGGCTTGACGACGCCCGCCTCGACGACCTCGCGGAGCAGATCAGTGCGGCGATGCCCGAGGTCAGCGGCGTATTCATCGATACCTCCGCCTGGTCCGGCGAGACGATCCTGGAGGGCTGGGACCCCCAGGACATCGACGCGGGTTTCGTGGCCCCGCTGGAACCCGCCATGCTCTATGGCGCGCGGCTCGGCGCGACCACGGGGGACGTTCCCCGCAGCCACACGCCCGCCCGCGACGTGGCCCAGGGCCTGGCTCAGCGCCTGGGCGTGAGCACCGTGGGGGAGGCCTCTGCCCCGGCGCAGGCCGAGGTGGTGGCGGAGACCTCCTCGCCCACCCTGGTGGAGCGCATCTCCGCGATGATGGAGGATTCCGATAACGTCATGGCGGAGGCCATCGGCCGAGAGGTGGCCCTGCACCGTGGCTACACCGCCGACGCCGCCGGGGCCACCCAGGCCACGCTCGCGGCCCTGACCGAGCACGGGCTGAACACCTCCGGCGTGGAGATCTTTGATAATTCCGGGCTCTCCGTGCACAACCGGATCACGCCCGCGCTGCTGGACAATATCCTCTACGAGGCCGCCACCGAGCCGCTGCTGCGCCCCATCGTGGCCTCGCTGCCCGTGGCCGGAGGCACCGGAACGCTGGCGGAACGCTACGGCGATCTGCCCGGGCGCGGCTGGGTGCGGGCAAAGACCGGCACCTTGGACGAGACCTCCGCGCTCGCCGGGGTGGTCACCGCCACGAACGGGCGCGTGTACACCTTTGCCATGATCTCCAATGGCTCCGACGTGCTGGCGGCGCGGAAGGCGATGGACACCCTGGCCTCCGCGCTGCGCGAGGGATAG
- the folK gene encoding 2-amino-4-hydroxy-6-hydroxymethyldihydropteridine diphosphokinase: MDNAVDRALTAAPDTTRAVLSIGSNMEDRWALLRTVTREFTGQIVAISRVYSTPPWGVEDQAEFLNAVVIVEVPEEPLALLRRCQKLEEEAQRVRVRTWGPRTLDVDVVQAHRGGREVLSADPVLTLPHPWAHQRAFVLVPWAEADPAARLNGEPVAHWLGALPEGEAEQIVPLGPLDSAAGENEAEEARP, encoded by the coding sequence ATGGATAACGCAGTGGATCGCGCACTAACCGCAGCGCCGGATACCACGCGCGCGGTGCTCTCCATCGGCTCCAACATGGAGGATCGCTGGGCCCTGCTGCGCACGGTGACCCGCGAGTTCACCGGGCAGATCGTGGCCATCTCCCGGGTGTACTCCACCCCGCCGTGGGGCGTGGAGGACCAGGCGGAGTTCCTCAACGCCGTGGTGATCGTGGAGGTGCCCGAGGAGCCGCTGGCGCTGCTGCGGCGCTGCCAGAAGTTAGAGGAGGAGGCGCAGCGGGTGCGCGTGCGCACGTGGGGGCCGCGCACCCTCGACGTCGATGTGGTGCAGGCACATCGGGGAGGCCGGGAGGTTCTTTCCGCGGATCCGGTGCTCACCTTGCCGCACCCCTGGGCGCACCAGCGGGCCTTTGTGTTGGTGCCCTGGGCGGAGGCCGATCCCGCCGCGCGGCTGAACGGGGAGCCGGTGGCGCACTGGCTCGGTGCCCTGCCGGAGGGGGAGGCGGAACAGATCGTCCCCCTGGGTCCGCTGGATAGCGCTGCGGGGGAGAATGAGGCAGAGGAGGCGCGCCCATGA
- the folP gene encoding dihydropteroate synthase, protein MRVADLTVPGRCLVMGILNVTEDSFSDGGRYLDLDAAVAHAHRLVAAGADMIDVGGESTRPGATRVDAETERRRVTPVIKALAAEGITTSVDTMRASTAEAAAEAGTCMINDVSGGLADENMPRVMAEADIPVCLMHWKAVRFGDAAGRAEHEGGVVADVRATLRRLVDRALVAGVDAGNIVLDPGLGFAKSAEDNWALLGALPEFIAGEFPLLVGASRKRFLTEIRADRGLSATPVDADPATAAVTALSAQLGAWGVRVHEVGVSRDAVDVAARWRAAVSAPGGNPRSTVVESPGEIPVEAPGESTAGERRGDNEHAR, encoded by the coding sequence ATGCGCGTAGCCGATCTCACGGTGCCGGGACGATGCTTGGTCATGGGGATTCTCAACGTCACGGAGGATTCCTTTTCCGATGGCGGCCGCTACCTCGACCTGGACGCCGCCGTGGCGCACGCGCACCGGCTGGTGGCGGCGGGGGCGGACATGATCGACGTGGGTGGGGAGTCCACCCGCCCCGGTGCCACCCGCGTGGACGCGGAGACGGAGCGCCGCAGAGTGACCCCGGTGATTAAGGCGCTGGCGGCGGAGGGAATAACCACCTCCGTGGACACCATGCGGGCGAGCACCGCCGAGGCCGCCGCCGAGGCCGGGACCTGCATGATTAACGACGTCTCCGGGGGCCTGGCCGATGAGAACATGCCGCGCGTGATGGCGGAGGCAGACATTCCCGTGTGCCTCATGCACTGGAAGGCGGTGCGCTTTGGCGACGCTGCGGGCCGCGCCGAGCACGAGGGCGGCGTGGTGGCCGACGTGCGCGCCACCCTGCGCCGCCTGGTGGATAGGGCACTCGTAGCCGGGGTGGACGCGGGGAACATCGTGCTCGATCCGGGCCTGGGCTTTGCCAAGTCCGCGGAGGATAACTGGGCGCTGCTCGGCGCGCTGCCGGAGTTCATCGCCGGGGAGTTCCCCCTGCTGGTGGGGGCCTCGCGCAAGCGCTTTCTCACGGAGATTCGCGCGGATCGCGGCTTAAGCGCCACCCCCGTGGACGCGGACCCCGCCACGGCGGCGGTGACGGCGCTCTCCGCACAACTCGGGGCCTGGGGCGTGCGGGTGCACGAGGTGGGGGTGTCCCGCGACGCGGTGGACGTGGCCGCGCGCTGGCGGGCTGCGGTTTCTGCGCCTGGGGGCAACCCCCGGAGCACGGTCGTGGAATCGCCCGGGGAGATTCCCGTGGAGGCGCCCGGGGAAAGCACCGCCGGGGAACGCCGTGGGGACAATGAGCACGCCCGATGA
- a CDS encoding DUF6779 domain-containing protein, with amino-acid sequence MSTPQSDRNPEPTSRRAAHGANTRRHHGKAEGTGTDGGQVLLVVLVILALAASVVMQLTDSNAALKLALLAALWASIIGFFLVSRYRRQVQRSAEQLAYEQRLHRSELREAQARAEAAQSQRGAGENTAARGGLSEEDIALLSEIRAGIDEVRSQLEDLQGHVFEYEPAALRAQAWRLQELEESAVSVPEKTGHVSGAPSLDAVAGRLGHLEGHAEAARSISPELAHLLETGEDSYRGSHRAGAASMTEASTAGASAAAASAARGASEEYGEPARQGRHEAEPESSGSRESEAPAAQPVRPSAEDTAEINAVAEEPAPAPAASADQEASEDREALRSRGRRRADERSGGLSVAELMANMRRGEK; translated from the coding sequence ATGAGTACGCCGCAGTCGGACCGGAACCCGGAGCCCACCTCGCGCCGCGCCGCCCACGGGGCTAATACGCGCCGCCACCACGGTAAGGCCGAGGGTACGGGGACCGATGGCGGCCAGGTGCTCCTGGTGGTGCTGGTGATCCTGGCCCTGGCGGCCAGCGTGGTCATGCAATTGACCGATTCCAATGCCGCCCTGAAGTTGGCCCTGCTGGCGGCGCTGTGGGCCTCCATCATCGGGTTCTTCCTGGTCAGCCGGTATCGCCGCCAGGTGCAGCGCTCCGCCGAGCAGTTGGCCTACGAGCAGCGCCTCCATCGCTCCGAGTTGCGTGAGGCCCAGGCCCGCGCGGAGGCGGCGCAGAGCCAGCGAGGGGCCGGGGAGAACACCGCCGCGCGCGGCGGCCTGAGCGAGGAGGACATCGCCCTGCTCAGCGAGATTCGCGCCGGGATCGACGAGGTGCGCAGCCAGTTGGAGGACTTGCAGGGGCACGTCTTTGAATACGAGCCCGCGGCCCTGCGCGCTCAGGCGTGGCGGCTTCAGGAGTTGGAGGAGAGCGCGGTGAGTGTGCCGGAAAAGACCGGCCACGTCTCCGGGGCGCCCTCCCTGGACGCGGTGGCGGGCAGGCTCGGGCACCTTGAGGGGCACGCGGAGGCCGCTCGCTCCATCTCCCCGGAGTTGGCGCACCTGTTAGAGACGGGCGAGGACTCGTATCGCGGTAGCCACCGCGCGGGCGCGGCGAGTATGACAGAGGCGAGTACAGCAGGGGCGAGCGCGGCAGCAGCGAGTGCGGCAAGAGGTGCGTCGGAGGAGTACGGCGAGCCCGCGCGACAAGGCCGCCACGAGGCCGAGCCGGAGAGCTCTGGGAGCCGGGAAAGCGAGGCCCCGGCGGCGCAGCCCGTGCGCCCGAGCGCGGAGGACACCGCCGAAATCAACGCCGTGGCGGAGGAACCCGCCCCCGCCCCGGCGGCCTCGGCAGATCAGGAAGCCTCGGAGGATCGGGAAGCGCTGCGCAGCCGGGGGCGTCGTCGCGCGGATGAGCGCTCCGGGGGGCTTTCCGTGGCGGAACTGATGGCGAATATGCGGCGGGGTGAGAAGTGA